Proteins from a single region of Pseudodesulfovibrio portus:
- the rnc gene encoding ribonuclease III: protein MDSAELQISIHHRFGQVKFLETALTHSSFANEQDGFDDNERLEFLGDAVLELCISEEGFRRFPSAAEGQLTRIRSQLVKERSLAAIARSLKLDRYIRLGRGEELQGGRERDALLADAFEAVMGAVFLDGGFEAAKGSILAIFEDLWPLETMLPEAKDYKSRLQEVAQERFRDRPIYVLAGTSGPEHEKIFKVDVTLPEGEVFRGTSTSVKRAEQESAKIALDYLCDE, encoded by the coding sequence ATGGATTCCGCTGAACTACAGATTTCTATCCACCATCGGTTTGGGCAAGTCAAGTTCCTGGAGACCGCGCTCACCCATTCTTCGTTCGCCAACGAACAGGACGGGTTTGACGACAACGAGCGTTTGGAGTTCCTCGGGGACGCCGTGCTTGAGTTGTGCATCTCGGAAGAGGGATTCCGCCGGTTTCCTTCTGCCGCAGAAGGGCAGCTCACGCGCATCCGTTCCCAGCTGGTCAAGGAGCGGTCCCTGGCCGCCATTGCCCGGTCGCTGAAGCTGGATCGATACATCCGGCTGGGGCGCGGCGAAGAGCTGCAGGGCGGAAGGGAACGGGATGCGCTCCTGGCGGACGCCTTCGAAGCGGTCATGGGGGCCGTGTTCCTGGACGGCGGGTTCGAGGCAGCCAAGGGGTCCATCCTGGCCATCTTCGAGGACCTCTGGCCGCTGGAGACCATGCTGCCCGAGGCCAAGGACTACAAGAGCCGGCTGCAGGAAGTGGCCCAGGAGCGGTTCCGGGACAGGCCGATCTATGTCCTGGCCGGGACGAGCGGGCCGGAGCACGAGAAGATATTCAAGGTGGACGTGACCCTGCCCGAGGGCGAGGTCTTCCGCGGCACCAGCACCAGCGTGAAGCGGGCGGAACAGGAATCCGCCAAGATCGCGCTGGACTACCTCTGCGACGAATAA
- a CDS encoding flagellin produces the protein MSLVINHNLMAMNAQRNLSEHYGRLGVSTRRLSSGLRVGTAADDAAGLAIRELMRSEISSLHQGIRNASDAISLIQTADGALQVVDEKLIRLKELAMQASTGTYNSDQRLIIDSEYQAMCSEITRIANATDFNGIYLLNGNLSGDPSVDHDGTGLQSTGPLKIHFGTSNDSSEDYYYVAIQGSSASALGLGHASAVNANGATWEIQHAGQSVSTQALAQAAMDAINQAIISKDKIRANLGSMQNRLENTITNLEIQAENLQSAESRISDVDVAQEMTEFVRNQILTQSAVAMLAQANSLPRMAMQLIGG, from the coding sequence ATGTCTTTAGTCATTAACCACAACCTCATGGCGATGAACGCCCAGAGGAATCTGTCCGAGCATTATGGACGGCTCGGCGTTTCCACCCGGCGTTTGTCATCCGGTCTGCGAGTCGGCACGGCTGCCGACGATGCGGCCGGCCTGGCGATTCGCGAACTCATGCGTTCGGAAATCAGCTCCCTGCATCAGGGCATCCGAAACGCGTCCGACGCGATCTCGCTGATTCAGACGGCCGACGGCGCCCTGCAGGTGGTCGACGAAAAGCTCATTCGACTGAAAGAGCTGGCCATGCAGGCTTCCACGGGTACCTACAACTCCGATCAGCGCCTGATCATCGACTCCGAGTACCAGGCCATGTGTTCGGAAATCACCCGTATCGCCAACGCCACTGACTTCAACGGTATTTATCTTTTGAACGGCAACCTGTCCGGCGACCCGTCCGTGGACCACGACGGCACCGGCCTGCAGTCCACCGGCCCGCTGAAGATCCACTTCGGCACCAGCAACGACTCGTCGGAAGACTACTACTATGTTGCCATCCAGGGTTCGAGCGCCTCCGCTCTCGGCCTCGGACACGCCTCGGCGGTGAACGCCAACGGCGCCACCTGGGAAATCCAGCACGCCGGTCAGTCGGTCTCCACCCAGGCCCTGGCCCAGGCGGCGATGGACGCCATCAACCAGGCCATCATCTCCAAGGACAAGATCCGCGCCAACCTCGGTTCCATGCAGAACCGGCTGGAAAACACCATCACCAACCTGGAAATCCAGGCCGAGAACCTGCAGTCTGCGGAATCCCGCATCTCCGACGTCGACGTGGCGCAGGAAATGACGGAATTCGTCCGCAACCAGATTCTCACCCAGTCCGCTGTCGCCATGCTCGCCCAGGCCAACTCCCTGCCGAGAATGGCCATGCAGCTCATCGGCGGCTAG
- a CDS encoding flagellar hook protein FlgE, producing MSLGASLFSGISGLTVHSERMTVIGNNLANVNTTGFKGARMHFEDLMSADFATVNGIGQVGRGVRVSTIFSDYGQGAFESSTEATDLAISGDGFFVVSPRGEDNKYYSRAGNFRFDSDGYLVDPHGYILQGWEIERSGTSVTTTSSETASETNSARIIGVPTDIRMENFQSEPNPTTSVTIVTNLDPSSEDSSTSTTNPYFAMFNNWDGSADTPLASTLYGYSTTLKVYDDIGTAHNLTVYFDQVTLSNAGGDTVWEYMVTCEPNADRRVLDGQDGNTTRIGEGRTSAAGLLMMGTLTFTTGQLSGMSAYTLKSNGGTNIKDLNNWDLADFSTGGYPVCTANFLGKSNASTAESTNATPIQIDFGIRNKDLSSNGGGAVSIGWAGGLGTLPTNAAMVGNAINNTGYLANFKDPAVSALATQSYDTGGSSTLFQSQDGYAAGILQNVSVSREGVLSGHYSNGQVLELYAVTLATFTNKHGLRREGGNLFSETLESGPALTGQAGSSGKGTIDGNSLEMSNVDMATEFVRMITTQRGFQANTKVITTTDSMLGEVIAMKR from the coding sequence ATGAGTTTAGGAGCATCGTTGTTTTCAGGCATCTCGGGCCTGACCGTCCATTCCGAAAGGATGACGGTTATCGGCAACAACCTCGCCAACGTCAACACCACGGGCTTCAAGGGTGCACGAATGCACTTCGAAGACCTGATGAGCGCCGATTTCGCCACGGTCAACGGCATCGGTCAGGTGGGACGCGGTGTGCGGGTGTCCACCATCTTTTCCGACTACGGGCAGGGGGCCTTCGAGTCCTCTACCGAAGCCACGGACCTGGCCATTTCCGGCGACGGATTCTTCGTGGTCTCGCCCAGAGGGGAAGACAACAAATACTATTCCCGGGCGGGCAACTTCCGGTTCGACTCGGACGGTTATCTGGTCGACCCGCACGGATACATCCTCCAGGGATGGGAGATCGAGCGCAGCGGCACCTCGGTGACCACCACCAGTTCGGAAACCGCAAGCGAAACGAACTCGGCCCGCATCATCGGCGTGCCCACGGACATCCGCATGGAGAATTTCCAGTCCGAGCCCAACCCGACAACCAGCGTGACCATCGTCACCAACCTGGACCCGTCTTCCGAGGACAGCTCCACCAGCACGACCAATCCATACTTCGCCATGTTCAACAACTGGGACGGGTCCGCAGACACGCCCCTGGCATCGACCCTGTACGGGTACTCCACCACCCTGAAGGTCTACGACGACATCGGCACGGCGCACAACCTGACCGTCTATTTCGACCAGGTCACCCTGTCCAATGCGGGCGGCGACACGGTCTGGGAATACATGGTCACCTGCGAGCCCAATGCCGACCGTCGCGTCCTGGATGGTCAGGACGGCAACACGACCCGCATCGGCGAAGGCCGCACCTCTGCGGCGGGCCTGCTCATGATGGGCACCCTGACCTTCACCACGGGCCAACTGTCCGGCATGTCCGCCTACACGCTCAAGAGTAACGGCGGCACCAACATCAAGGACCTGAACAACTGGGATCTGGCGGACTTCTCGACCGGCGGCTACCCGGTCTGCACCGCCAACTTCCTGGGCAAATCCAACGCCAGCACGGCAGAGTCCACCAACGCCACGCCGATCCAGATCGACTTCGGCATCAGGAACAAGGACCTGTCCAGCAACGGCGGCGGTGCCGTGAGCATCGGCTGGGCCGGTGGTCTGGGCACCCTGCCCACCAATGCGGCCATGGTCGGCAACGCCATCAACAACACCGGCTACCTTGCCAACTTCAAGGACCCGGCGGTCAGCGCCCTGGCGACCCAGAGCTATGACACCGGCGGTTCCTCCACCCTGTTCCAGTCCCAGGACGGCTATGCCGCAGGCATCCTGCAGAACGTATCCGTTTCCCGTGAAGGCGTGCTCAGCGGCCATTACTCCAATGGCCAGGTGCTGGAGCTGTACGCCGTCACCCTGGCGACCTTCACCAACAAGCACGGCCTGCGCCGTGAAGGCGGCAACCTCTTCTCCGAGACCCTGGAATCCGGACCGGCACTGACCGGCCAGGCAGGCTCCTCGGGCAAGGGCACCATAGACGGCAACTCCCTGGAGATGTCCAACGTGGACATGGCAACGGAATTCGTGCGCATGATCACCACCCAGCGCGGCTTCCAGGCCAACACCAAGGTCATCACAACCACGGACTCGATGCTCGGCGAAGTCATCGCCATGAAGCGTTAA
- a CDS encoding flagellar hook assembly protein FlgD — translation MGYTDTTGVLLGQQESRLAASNSPTEHETSLDQDAFLTILVAQLTHQDPLNPMEDTEMTSQLAEFSSLEQLTSINDGIATLATSMQQTDMLSAVSFIGKEVKAEGYKIALNEGNASTIYYGFGETVSGIMMNIYDSEGAIVRTVELGSKEAGSYQYEWDGKNDAGQLLPDGQYGVGILGEDTEGGYVMVQTEISGVVDAVVNDSGTQYLRLKDGRYLNFLNVKEIVDPGSAAVVDPEESAEEEQS, via the coding sequence ATGGGTTACACAGACACCACAGGCGTGCTGCTGGGACAACAGGAATCCCGGCTCGCAGCTTCCAACTCACCGACGGAACACGAAACGTCGCTGGACCAGGACGCGTTCCTGACCATTCTGGTGGCCCAGCTTACCCACCAGGACCCCCTCAATCCCATGGAAGACACTGAGATGACATCCCAGCTGGCCGAATTCTCGAGCCTCGAGCAGCTCACCAGCATCAACGACGGGATCGCCACCCTGGCCACTTCCATGCAGCAGACCGACATGCTCTCCGCCGTCAGCTTCATCGGCAAGGAAGTCAAGGCCGAGGGCTACAAGATCGCTCTCAACGAGGGCAACGCGTCCACCATCTACTACGGATTCGGCGAAACGGTCTCCGGCATCATGATGAACATTTACGATTCGGAAGGCGCCATCGTCCGCACCGTGGAGCTCGGCAGCAAGGAAGCCGGTTCCTACCAGTACGAATGGGACGGCAAGAATGACGCCGGACAATTGTTGCCGGACGGCCAGTACGGCGTCGGCATCCTCGGCGAGGACACGGAAGGCGGCTACGTCATGGTCCAGACCGAAATCTCGGGCGTCGTGGACGCCGTGGTCAACGACAGCGGCACCCAGTACCTGCGCCTCAAGGACGGCCGGTACCTGAACTTCCTCAATGTCAAGGAAATCGTGGATCCGGGCAGCGCAGCTGTCGTGGACCCCGAAGAAAGCGCCGAGGAAGAGCAGAGTTAA
- a CDS encoding flagellar hook-length control protein FliK: protein MQNIPGIALEKAEEQIAAVKIAPAKKRDQQELFADLFNEHADMVENELALAPVSHNEKMLDAVPHAETREEPVNAAGTKVPVKDNKEKDIRDNEARVTEDDFEELKDDLKGYGMSDEEIARLEDKVKSEKGMTWGQMAAAIAQKMAATRTAEMTDDQKVELKSFFSKFGFTEKESDKLIAQLEKGNFSKVMKELQTKVDSMPQDKSLLLEKTEIEAFAAALAFSKEFTAKIKEMLGNNALPKDMKEAFTLIRQEMADMDKKDQELARAVGKVFARAMGDESKATTAARQITEAVDLKPRVSDEQIETEAKEELAEAVKVRKDAMPEASTRKTATESMANKVEIKPEADPKTATDKQEDDSEENWDNLFGKMRDDSGSTGKEQGTAQTQAQAQTESSTLNALTKTNAAEMDSKAKAWEKVSAPKVMKQVDNAIFKTLNNGTKQLTLQLTPENLGKLSIVLQVSGKEVGATIRAENADAAKIIADNIDILKSSLESHGLKVDKLEVQTGLTGNQDYQDWFGENEHNLAREREAMIAMRNHMKQMREGKGGVLAQDLQQLRDQAIHADHGLHIIA from the coding sequence ATGCAGAATATTCCCGGCATTGCCCTTGAAAAAGCCGAAGAACAGATCGCGGCGGTCAAGATTGCGCCCGCCAAGAAGCGCGACCAGCAGGAGCTGTTCGCCGACCTGTTCAATGAACACGCCGACATGGTCGAGAACGAACTCGCCCTCGCTCCCGTCTCCCACAACGAAAAAATGCTCGACGCCGTTCCCCACGCGGAAACGCGGGAAGAGCCCGTCAACGCCGCCGGGACCAAGGTCCCCGTGAAGGACAACAAGGAAAAGGACATCCGGGACAACGAAGCCCGCGTCACCGAGGACGATTTCGAGGAGCTCAAGGACGATCTCAAGGGATATGGCATGTCCGACGAGGAGATCGCCAGGCTCGAGGACAAGGTCAAGTCGGAAAAGGGCATGACCTGGGGCCAGATGGCCGCCGCCATCGCCCAGAAGATGGCCGCCACGCGCACCGCCGAGATGACCGACGATCAGAAGGTGGAGCTGAAGTCCTTCTTCTCCAAGTTCGGCTTCACTGAAAAGGAATCCGACAAGCTCATCGCGCAGCTTGAGAAGGGCAACTTCTCAAAGGTCATGAAGGAACTCCAGACCAAGGTCGACTCCATGCCGCAGGACAAGTCCCTGCTGCTCGAAAAGACGGAGATCGAAGCCTTCGCCGCCGCCCTGGCCTTTTCCAAGGAATTTACCGCCAAGATCAAGGAAATGCTGGGCAACAACGCCCTGCCCAAGGACATGAAAGAGGCCTTCACCCTGATCCGCCAGGAAATGGCCGACATGGACAAGAAGGACCAGGAACTCGCCCGCGCCGTGGGCAAGGTCTTTGCCAGGGCCATGGGCGACGAGTCCAAGGCCACCACCGCAGCCCGGCAGATCACCGAGGCCGTGGACCTGAAGCCCCGCGTGTCCGATGAACAGATCGAGACCGAGGCCAAGGAAGAGCTGGCCGAGGCCGTCAAGGTCCGCAAGGACGCCATGCCCGAAGCCTCGACCCGCAAGACCGCCACGGAATCCATGGCCAACAAGGTGGAGATCAAGCCCGAGGCCGATCCCAAGACCGCCACGGACAAGCAGGAAGACGATTCCGAAGAAAACTGGGACAACCTTTTCGGCAAGATGCGCGACGACAGCGGATCCACCGGCAAGGAGCAGGGCACGGCACAGACCCAGGCACAGGCGCAGACCGAAAGCTCCACCCTGAACGCCCTGACCAAAACCAACGCCGCAGAAATGGATTCCAAGGCCAAGGCCTGGGAAAAAGTTTCCGCCCCCAAGGTCATGAAACAGGTGGACAACGCCATATTCAAGACCCTGAACAACGGAACCAAGCAGCTCACCCTGCAGCTCACTCCCGAGAACCTGGGCAAGCTCTCCATCGTGCTTCAGGTCAGCGGCAAGGAAGTGGGGGCCACCATCCGCGCGGAGAACGCGGACGCGGCCAAGATCATTGCCGACAATATTGATATTCTTAAGAGTTCTTTAGAATCGCACGGGCTGAAAGTTGACAAGCTGGAGGTCCAGACCGGCCTGACCGGGAACCAGGACTACCAGGATTGGTTCGGTGAAAACGAGCACAACCTGGCTCGTGAACGGGAAGCCATGATCGCCATGCGCAACCACATGAAGCAGATGCGCGAGGGAAAAGGCGGCGTTCTGGCTCAGGACCTGCAACAGCTCCGTGACCAGGCAATACATGCCGATCACGGGTTACACATCATTGCTTAA